The Glycine soja cultivar W05 chromosome 9, ASM419377v2, whole genome shotgun sequence sequence ATCTTCTGTGTTCTTTCAAGAACTATAAGACTTGAAAATGTGGAGAAACTGTTCCCCACAAAGATATCAGCTTTTAAACATACTTCATAGTCAATTGCAGACTGAATTAAATAGGGATACTTCTTATAAATTCCAACAACACCAAGTTTCTTCTTCTCAAAAGGAAGAAACCCTTCTTCCCAACCATCCAGTATGGAAGAATTGTTCAGGAGTTTATCAGCAACAGCAAGATAAACAACAACTGGAGTCTTCAAACCAGCAATGTTCCTAACTCTTTCCACTATCGCTTTCTTGCCACTGCAGATTCGATTCGTGTTCAATCTCCGCTCTAAGTTTTTACAGTGAATCATCCAGTCGATTTCTATCCTCATGTGGACAGCAACAAATGGAAGAGGCTGAAATGAAGATCCATCAGAGGTGATAATACTGCTCTTCACTTCCACTGCTTCAGTGTTACCTGTTACCTCTCTTCCGACGGCTCGAATCCTAGACACAACCCTGTCTGCTTCCTTAGCAATCTCCTCTGTCAAATCCAAGCACTCAAAAATCCTTGCATAGTCCTTCACAGGCCAATGATCATGCCACAAGAAAGGGTTCTTCCCTATGATCCGAATTATCTCGTAGTCATCAAAAGAGCCCTCACTATGCTCCTTCAATTGTGACAAATCTCTCTCCACTGTCCACCTCCTGCCACTTCCCTTCTCCATTTCTAGCACTTCTGTTCTATTCAAGACATCTGAATAGCGCCCCAACCGGACAAAACCACGGCAAAGGGCATTAAACTTCTCAAATTGGAATACCTTGTCAAAGGAAATGGGTTGCAAGAGGTCAATTTCTTTGTAAAACAGTGAGGCACTAAGGCTTGGCATCAACAATGTTCTATTCAGCAATCTGGCAGTAAGGCAAGCCCTTGCAAATGCAATCTTCTGGTTGTTTAATCCCCACACGAGCTGAGGAACCACCAAGAACTTATCTTGTCGAATCCCAAagtcgaaattcaacaacggagcGCGGAGATATACAAGGTTGCCCCATTCGATCCCACCAAAGCCAGGGAAGGATGCAAACAACAGTGCTCTAAGGATCAAAACAGTAACAAGCAAAACCATACATTTGCTAGTTATTGAATGCAATGCGCCAGCCAACACTTCCATGTATCATTCACTCTACCATGCAAATTAAAGCATCATCAAGTTTTTTTGCTCTAGTTCAAGAACTCAGATTACAGCATCACTTACAAAGGATCATCACAAGTGTTGAAAAACCATACCAACAAATTTGAAGGTCAAGATCCAATTTTGAAGGACCCCACAATCTGACTAGACTGATACAAAAAGGAATAACGAGAAAAGTAACAAATTTCCAACAGGATTCTCCTCCAACGATGAATATCtacacaagaagaaaaaaagaaaaaccacaAGAATCAGCTATGAAATTGTaatgttaaaagaaaatgaatattcTAATTTACGGCGATACGTTCAAAGTTTCATAACTTTTATGCCATTTCAATtgcattaaaagataaaaaaagaagaacagGGAAAACAGACACCAAAACAAACGAGAAAGAAGAACACGCCAAAAACAAATGACACACATGTGAATCTTGGTGGCAAACACCATCATTGCATGTTCCTATCACAACCCAGAAATCCGAAAAAGCCAAAGAAACACGAAACACATCGATAAGAACGTGTCCTATCACCCATGAAATGAAACCgacgataataataaaaaaaaaataagaaaagaaaaataactttttaatgaGGATTTTGTTTAGGCATTGTTATTAAGGCCAAAACAGCGTCTGCATGTTGATTTTCTCACCTTTGGAAAAACTTTGAGTCACTGATGGAATGGAACGACCGTGTTTTAGAGTTGTGGGGTGAAGAAGAAAGCAACAGAGAGAATAAACAAACTGGGGTGTGATGAAAGGTGGAAAAGGAACCAACTTGAACCAAAGAAGAGTGGTTGGTTATGAAAGAAGatggaaatgaagaaggaaaaggaaGGGAGAATGGTGAATGGAGTGTTGTTGGGAAGAGAGAAGTTGAACATAAAAAGATggtaaaaaggaaaaggcagaATAAGATGAAGGTGAAGCAAGAGGACGAGTGAGATTTAATGTTTCAGAGGGAATGCCTCTGGTGTGTAACAGAGCCAAAAACCAAGGCCAAGTTTGAGTTTGTTCGGAAAGGCTCTCTAaccacatcattttttttttcctttttccatgTGCAAATAATAGTGTctgtgattaaaattaaaaggggattttttttttcaaaggctaaaatatttcaaaaatcagaattttttttatttgtgtgttTGGGTTTTGATTCATAAGTTCAGtcgtttgtgatttttttaatgattttgctTGTTGCATGTTTgtttctattttgcttttttctttattggaaaatctcaagcttttttttttttgtgattttatctCCCTAGACAATCTATAGCACGCACCTTAAAATGATTAGAAAAAGttttaaatcaatattttaacaGGTGATTATcatattaaacaaataatttaggTAATAAGTTATGTGGTTGTCTAATGATGTTATTGACAGAAGGTATAAAAACATGAATAGTTGAGATAATAAAATAggttaaaaaattgttaagaaactaaaagtaaatttttatgaaaagatgagattaaaaatatagtttattcTCTTCTGAATTTCCCTCCTTTACTTTTAGCTAAAAATACTACTAGGGCCATAACAAAAGGAAGATGATAGTATCGACAAGCAGTTTAGATGTGTGAACATGAGACTAGAAAAGGTTGGGTAGTGAATAGTGCCATGAAGAGTTGGACTGCATTAAATTTGGGAACATCCCATTTCCCTGTGCCGGGAGATGTTGAAGATTATCCATCATTCATCATTCATTCTAgactaacaataataataataattaacactTGTTGTTAAAAAGAAATTACTCACTTTGACAACAAGATTGGTGCTGGCTGGTCTGTGACATTTTTTATTCagttaacattattattatttatttagaaaaaaaattaaagagggATAATAGGAAAAAGGGTTGTGCGAGTTGGAACCCTCTCTATTGAGCATTCTAAAGACCTGAAGGCCTTCCTTGTCCCTCTCTATTGAGCATTCTGAAGACCTGAAAGTCTTCCTTGTCGCTCCGGTTCTGAACCCTCCATGTAGCCCACCTAATGTCGTGTTTGGTTGAAatggtgaaaataaaataaaaaaacatttgaattaaaataaagtataagaGATTTAAGATCCACTTGGAATCCACACAATTTCTTCACTTTTTCTCTCCCCCTCCCCTCGACCAAACACATCACAAAGGTTGTTTGGCGTGAGTCACTGAAGGTGGTTCTCGTGAAGTTCTCATCGTGGGCTTGTGGTTAGTGGCTACATTGGCTCCATGAACAATGTTATCTGGTTAACATTTTACTAACTTTTTTTGTTACATGGTAATTGTCGTTAAGTGAATAGTGGATAATGACACAAAATGGAGAAATATCATTCAGGTCTTAACCACTTTGTTTTGTTCTTATTGTGCCACCAATTAAGGTTGACTATTTATTCATATATACATAATGGTATAATAGAAAACAGAAGATGGTTTCTGGACTGAGCCATTAGATTCGCGCACAAACTTCTTCACTGTTTTGAGCAGAAAAAGCAGAATATGAAATTCACGTGTAGACAGCAGAGAAGTTATAAGCTTTTGCCCTTACTTATGGAAGAGTGGACAACAAGTTCTTTAGATCAAGAACATTATGTTTTCCAGGTCAGCATGCAATGTGTAAAATCCCAGTTCAAATGAAGCAGTTCGTGAAGCTGATGAAGCATCTTTAGAAGATGAAGATGCTGTTGACTTTGGAGATTGCATCCCAATCCTTGCTTCACGGTATAATCGTCCTCTATAAGCAGCAAGGTCAACATAATACACAGAAGGAACTAAAGATACAGGTTTAGTGCACTTTGCAAAGGTGAAGCACATCTCGTATATTAGCTTCTGCAATTCATCAGATGTAAACTTGTTCTTGTCCCATAAGACATGGTAATGAGTTGGCTTGCTTGTACCTAGGTTTCCATAGTAACTACAAAGGTAGAAGTCAAACTCAAAAGGGTGTATAACTTTTGTGTCCACAACTGTTTCCGGCAAGATATTCCCACTGGAAAAAATCGAGTTTGATGTCGTTTTTGTGCTACAATAAGAGTGATTGTTGGAAAGTAATTTACTCCTTGAAATACTCTCTTCAAATCTAGTAGCTCTTCATTGAGAACCATGTCAAACTGGTACTCACTCACGCCATCACGAATAACAATTCTTTCTGGCCTAACTCCATTCATCCTCCTATAGCATGCAACAAGCTCAAGACAAACATCCCCAAAGTTCAATATTTTCTCACTTCGATTGTATTGTGGGAAAACACGTGCTGCATAACGATTTGCAGCAGGCCAATTAACAGTAGCAACCACAGCAGCAATCGATGGACTCCTGGTGTCTTGATAGCCAGGATGGTTGACATCAACCCCTAAAAACATAACATGTCCTTCACCCTAAAAGTAAGGTATCCCATTACTGAGCTCCAGGTTACTGCCTCCAAGCTTGGCATTGATCTTGAGAGCCAGATTAGTATAAAATTTGTCCTCCCCTTCATTAGCACTATTAGACAAGCAGCATTGTGTCACTATCCCAAGTTTGGTCTCAGAAATCCACTTGAGGTACTTATAACCAGGACTTTTTTTAGCCATTACACACAGAAGAAGTTGCAGGTGAGCTTGGTTATATTTACAaatgttgttaattttttcaaGTAATTCGGATAGCAAATCATAACTTGCAAGTATCTTCATTGAAGATTCTTCATACCAAATGGGCTCCTGCATGTATATACCCAATTTCTTGTATTTACCTATAAGCTTTTGAATGAATTCCTTTCCTCTTAATTTGTACTTATATGAACCACAACTAGTGAAATCAAGAATGCCCCAATACTCAATCGGTTTACCTTCCACCATTGATCTTCCAGAAAGATTCCAGTGACATTTCTCCATATCCACTGTTAATTTGATGATCTTTCTATTTGGATCACCTAACTTCAACTCTGGAGAACCAAGTACACGTCCTACAATAGTTGTAATGCTTGTGTTGACACTCATTCCAAAATTTTGAATAAGATCACCACTgccaaatgaagacattgtaagTGAGACATGTCTCCTACATATTTTAGATCAAGGTAGTGGACCATTTATATAATCATGAATATATCAACAGACATTACAAGGTAATGAATAGAAAATTGTGCAGGTTTGTACTTATATATGCAAGCTAGAACAATTGCTACACATCTGAgcattattttgataatttcatgatttgaaaattaatcACTGTCACTATAAATAGAAATTTAAGTGCATTTGTTGCATTCTATCAGGAGTCCAATAGTATATTTTCCTAATTTCATTAGGATTCTAGCATTAGCAATGTGATTCATGTTATTTAACTAGGAGTCTAGCATTAGCTGTGCAATTCATGTTATTTAACTAGGAGTCTAATTGCCAATTTTATTATAATGCTAAGAACAcaagacaaaaataatattctatCCTGTCTTCCAAAGAAATCCGAGTTTCTTCATTTTCCCAGTCTTAATAGGTTCAAAGACTACCACTGTAAAGAGTAAAGTGTAGTTCTTTCCTCTCCCTCTAGCAACTATGGGTTTCCATCATATTATTACGCTTCTTTCTGATTAGTTTCTTGTTTAAATGATTCAAAGAATTTACCAACTTCCACTTTGGCAGTTAGTAACGGAGCACATGGACCAAACTTGTTCAGTGACTTGAACCtcgtttttgttttaagaagGAGTCAACAACACACTCAATAAATTTGTTAGTGTTAAGAAGGTCCAATGATATCATATATACTCAAGCATTTGAATTAACAGAGCTATTTAACTATGAGACGAATTTGTCAACCCCTTTATaaatttaaggattaaattgagTATTTATCCAATATCTAAATGATAGAGTAATGAAAGTGAGAGTTTTAATttccaaattatatattttaatttaaaatatagaaataaatcATTTTAGGTATAcgcataaaaaaaacattttaggtataaatttgtaaaataatttttataaaattaactatttttaattgtaaattgaTTCATGaatgaattataattaaaaatatttaaattataataataaaaataattttattatttatttgtaaaaaatatttttttatataattattaaaatactcaaatcactaaaaatatatGACATGATTGATAAATAATGTCCCATTAACTCATATCATATCATAGATTCCATCCCTTAAGTGAATCCTTCTGGAATACCTtgtccacaaaaaaaaaatggtgcgCAAATCGTAGTCTAATCTATAataattgtagttttttttttttaatgattcctAGTCATTTGCTATGTTTCGGGTCTATGTGCGGTTCTATTTTTTCGTCTCTTTGTTGAATTGGTAAGTTTCATGGATTGGCCTTTGTTCATGGGCCTAATGTGTCTTGCTGCGGGGATTTTCTTCCTgacctgattttttttttctacactcatcataattttttataattctaatATTGTCCTTATATAGATCCATAAGTAGATTATTAGAAATAtgttttaagaaataatttaaaattaatgattcagGTAAGTCTTAAATCTATGACTTTCTTGTTATTATCATGAGCTCTAATCAACTAAGTTAatagattaattatattataaaataattaatattatatatataacacttaAATTTCTAAAgtatatttaatatacatataattttatataataaattttgtaacgaGTAATTTTGATCtgtatttttttacacatataaaatttaaataaaaattataggtttaataaaaaattgtatatgtaaaaaaaaattaatttttcaattttttaatttaactattttaaaaataaatattttaaatatataaaatattaaaataaatatttataaaataattatataaaaaaacaatttatacatTCATTTTTAAGTAAACAAatttagtaaataaattatttatttattaaattaaataattatataaaattaacaacaataatttttttaaaaataattaaataataaaaaatttaaacattaaattttaaataaattattttattaaattaaaaatatataaaattaaaaaatacggATTGAGAATCTGTATGATCCACCAATCCGTATATTTAATaccaaaaaaacacaaaaaacagaACTCACGATGACAATTTTGGAACAACAACTGACATCAATCATGATCACACAATTGTGTAGTGGACGGATTTCCAATCcgtaattcaaatttaaattaaatgaatgagagataaaattagtttttcattCCAAATGTTAGgtgtagaaaaaatattaagggTGCAGAGAGAAAATCCCCTCTACGTTGTACTTCTTACTAAGGAGAACGAAATAGCGCGTGTTTTGTGGCttcgtatttattttattttagttaatacATCTTAGTTACCTTGTTGAAAATAAATGCTAGCAATATGAACTTaatatttcttgttttgtaattGAACGTATCTTTTACTATGACAATTGATTGCGAAAATAAATccttaaataacataaataacaaTAGAAATTGTTCCGTAAGCACGAGAATCTTGACAGTTTTTGGAGAAAGCGTCTGTTAACATTATGTTGAAAAGTATTTCATATAATTAGGGATGAAGATGGACTAAATTAAGCTAAGCTTTTATAAAGTTTGAACTTGGTTAGTTTCCTAAATTTAAGGTCATTTTTCCAATATaattctttctaaaagtttataAAGTGTACTTAATAGTAAGACATCTTAAATAAGTTGAAAAAACCATCCTAAACTTATTAAGGAGTACTATCAAGTATCTAACatatcatttgatttttttttaacattttccttttattggTTGAATTCATGTAAATTTCCCTAGTTTGAGAATAAAACttgtatattttgtaaaaccCACATGAATTTCACCTAATAAGAAACACTATGTTAGAAAGAGACTGCTTGAGAATGTGTTTTAACATTCGTCAAACTTCTACATATGTCAACGAGATTACGTTTCAATTAAATCAACAAATTAAATACATGATACTGAGATATTATAATGTAAATTTAATACAATGTTATTTATTTCTGTTGTTGTTTAGATAAATAGATCAACCATCAAAatctaaaagatttttttaaagaacatAAAGCTTGACCTTTTAACAAAATGGACTTTAAAAAAACTTCAACTTCCTTTAAACAAAACTTCAACTTAACTCATTTATAAATAGATTTAGTTTGACATATACTTGAGTTAAGTCACATATACttgtgtttatatattttttggccaTAGGAAAAATTAGTACGtgagtcttctttttttttttttttttaattcttccaccttttttgtgtaaaaattgttaattaaaatttaatattcaagCAATATTTTCACATTTCATTCAATAGTATTTTATTCTACTCTATCTTACAATATAAATGAtctcaaattaaatctaaaaaaattaattttgaaaattcttttgaCAATGACAACAATTGtaagtattattaattatattttataaacattatatgcatataaaaaggattaattctttaatatactttaatatttttaagaagacattgatttttctgtcaatatttcttttaatacctTCAGTCTAGGGAGAAAAGTTAAGAccaataatatcaaattaatgttcactaa is a genomic window containing:
- the LOC114367135 gene encoding O-fucosyltransferase 23-like; protein product: MEVLAGALHSITSKCMVLLVTVLILRALLFASFPGFGGIEWGNLVYLRAPLLNFDFGIRQDKFLVVPQLVWGLNNQKIAFARACLTARLLNRTLLMPSLSASLFYKEIDLLQPISFDKVFQFEKFNALCRGFVRLGRYSDVLNRTEVLEMEKGSGRRWTVERDLSQLKEHSEGSFDDYEIIRIIGKNPFLWHDHWPVKDYARIFECLDLTEEIAKEADRVVSRIRAVGREVTGNTEAVEVKSSIITSDGSSFQPLPFVAVHMRIEIDWMIHCKNLERRLNTNRICSGKKAIVERVRNIAGLKTPVVVYLAVADKLLNNSSILDGWEEGFLPFEKKKLGVVGIYKKYPYLIQSAIDYEVCLKADIFVGNSFSTFSSLIVLERTQKMIRMSVTNMCGENVRWPSYAYNIPGESNGPMRWVTNMSESSLQAISYGTNHISC